TGGCCCGCTATGGGCTCACGATCGAGCGGGTCCAGGACGTGATCATGAGCGCCATCGGGGGCGAGAACATCACCACCACCGTCGAGGGCCGGGAGCGTTACCCCGTGAACCTGCGCTACCCCCGGGAGCTCCGGGAGGACGTCGACCGTCTGGGGCGGGTCCTGGTTTCCGTGCCCACCCCGATGGGGGCCCAGGTTCCCCTCGCCCAGCTCGCGGACATCAAGCTCGTCCAGGGTCCCGCCATGATCCGGGACGAGAACGGGTTCCTGGCCGGGTACGTGTACGTGGATATCGCCGGCCGGGACGTGGGAGGCTACGTGGAGGAGGCCAAGGCGGCCGTGGAGCAGAAGGTCCCGCTCAAGACCGGCTACGTGCTCCAGTGGAGCGGTCAGTACGAGAACATGCTCCGGGTGCGCGAACGGCTGAAATTCGTCGTGCCGGTGACATTGGCCCTGATCTTCGTGCTCCTCTACATGAATACCCGGAGCGCCTTCAAGGCCTCGGTCGTCATGCTCGCCGTCCCCTTCTCGGCCATCGGCGCCATCTGGCTCTTCTACGTGCTGGACTACAACGTTTCCATCGCCGCCTGGGTGGGGATGATCGCCCTCCTGGGCCTGGACGCCGAGACCGGGGTCTTCATGCTCCTCTTTCTGGACCTTTCCCATGAAGATGCGAAAAGGAAGGGGCTCCTCCGGAACGTCGCGGAGCTGGACGAGTCCATCATCCACGGGGCCGTCAAGCGCGTCCGCCCGAAGTTCATGGTTGTCGCTGCGGCGTTCATGGGGCTGTTGCCCATCATGTGGTCCACCTCGGCGGGAGCGGACGTCATGAAACGTATCGCCGCCCCGATGCTGGGAGGCTTGGGCACATCGTTCCTCCTGGAGCTCCTGGTGTACCCGGCGATCTACAAGCTCTGGAAGGCGCGGGAGCTCAAGCTGAACGCGCTGCCTGCGAAGGCGTAAGGCGTATGACCGAATGAAACCGTCTTTTCCGCCGTCTCTTCTCAAGGGAGGGACGAAACGGACGGAAGGGGAGTTCAATACCGACAGGGAGGAGAAAAAGATGGACTTGAATCGTTTTGCGATGTGTGCGGTTCTTCTGGCGTTTCTGGCGTTTCCGCTGGCGGGGGTCGCTGCGGAGAAGGGTCACGGCGCGATGCCCGGGATGAAGACCGGGGAGACCGGTCACGGTGCGATGCCCGGGATGAAGATGGAAGAGCATGGGAAGATGGGCGACAAGGTCTTCGGCGGGCAGATCGGCCCGTGGCAGGGAGAGGCGCGACTGATGGACATGAAGGCCCACATGGAGAAGGCCAAGGCCTCCGGCATGAAGATGGAGGGGATGATGATGAAAAGCCACCACGTCGCCTTCGATCTGACCGACCCCAAGACGAAGAAGCCCGTCACGGAGGGGAAGGGCAGCGTGACGGTTATCGGGCCGGACCGGAAGGAGGAGAAGTCGGACTTCATGGTGATGGAGGGACATTTCGGGGCCGACGTCAATCTGCCCAAGCCGGGGAAGTACACATTCAAGACGGAAGTAGAGTCGGGTGGCAAGACAGGTTCCGCGACTTTCTCGTACACGGTAAATTGATACATTCATCTTTAGGGATGCGATAAGGGGCCGCCTCGAGCGGCCCCTTATCGTTGCCTCTCGGGGGGGAGATATCGCAACGGGGAAACAATGACAACGGAGGCGAGGTGGAGGCCCCCATGCCCGAGCCAGAGGAAAGAACGGTTGCCGCCCGCCTGGGGACTTCCCGGGGGAAGATCCTCCTGGTCGTTGTCGCTACGGCGGCTGTTTCCCTCCTTCACTTCCTGACACCCGCCGGCCCGCACGCGTGGCACTGGCTCCATCTTTTTTACCAGAAGCTCTACTATGTCCCCATCCTGATAGCGGCGGCCTTCCTGGGAATACGCGGGACGCTTGCGACCGCCTTGGCCGTCAGTTTTCTCTTCCTGGTCCACATCCTCAGGGATTGGAGCGGAGACCTCATGCGCCAAGCCGACCAGGTCGGGGAGATCGCAAGCTTCTGGGTGATCGCCGTCGCCTCGTCGTTCCTGTTCCACCGGGAACGGTTCGCGCTGGAGCAGGAGCGCGTGGCGCACGAGGAGACGCTCTCGGCGCTTGCCTCCTCACTCGACCTTCGCGAGCACGAGACCGCCCTTCATTCCCGCCGGGTCCGGGAATACACGATGCTGCTGACGCGCAGGATGAGATTGAAAGACGAGGCAGCTCTCTTGAACATCGCCATCGGCGCACTCCTCCACGACGTGGGAAAGATCGGGGTACCGGATCATGTGCTCCTAAAGCAAGGGGAACTGACCGAGGAGGAATGGAGAGAGATCCGGCGGCACCCCGAACTCGGCGCAACGCTCATCGACCGGATCCCGTTTCTTGCCGGCGCCCGCGAGATCGTCCTTGCCCATCACGAGAGATACGACGGAAGCGGGTATCCGAAAGGGCTTGTGGGAGCGGAGATCCCGCGCGGAGCGCGGATCTTTGCCGTGGCGGACGTCTTCGATGCCCTGACGACGGACCGGCCTTACAGGGCGGCATTATCCTACCAAGAAGCGGCGGAGTTCATCACGAAGGAGAGCGGGACCCATTTCGATCCCGCCGTTGTCGATGCGTTCCTTGCGGTTCCATTCCGCAATTGGGAGGAGACGGCTTCCCGGTATGGGGTGACCTTGAGAGAGGCCTGACCTCTCTGTCCAGCACGTTACGTTTGTCTCCGCTTCAATTCCTCCAGCTTTCCTTGGAGTTCCGTCTGAATGTCAATCATCGCGGTTTCGCCGTCTTTGAGAAATCGATGGCTCTTGACGGATTCGAGGGATAGAAAGGATTTGACCACGCCCTCGATCCGCATCGCCTCGTTTCGCATCGCCTCCAGATGCCGTCTGATGATTTCATCCTGTTCCTTCTTGATGTCGCGG
This genomic window from Deltaproteobacteria bacterium RBG_16_64_85 contains:
- a CDS encoding phosphohydrolase, with product MPEPEERTVAARLGTSRGKILLVVVATAAVSLLHFLTPAGPHAWHWLHLFYQKLYYVPILIAAAFLGIRGTLATALAVSFLFLVHILRDWSGDLMRQADQVGEIASFWVIAVASSFLFHRERFALEQERVAHEETLSALASSLDLREHETALHSRRVREYTMLLTRRMRLKDEAALLNIAIGALLHDVGKIGVPDHVLLKQGELTEEEWREIRRHPELGATLIDRIPFLAGAREIVLAHHERYDGSGYPKGLVGAEIPRGARIFAVADVFDALTTDRPYRAALSYQEAAEFITKESGTHFDPAVVDAFLAVPFRNWEETASRYGVTLREA